Proteins from a genomic interval of Trifolium pratense cultivar HEN17-A07 linkage group LG6, ARS_RC_1.1, whole genome shotgun sequence:
- the LOC123891354 gene encoding sister chromatid cohesion 1 protein 2-like isoform X2: MLKSKEPPLCSCKNPLWVAAFFFKQLKKVQIMDADISSSVDKIMHYEMDAVSYRILAYLVLGVVKTYSKKVEYLLDDCNDVLSEINKFVINTKNNAPVKAVRMAFIMPDTFELDAIDLGELEDTSGYHTAPPEQITLKEVLSNTGGFAQFSQERFEDFDMQFEGFGFGETSCSLDQLMAENFLQFQPMDFDFEVFPSNSRNNLIEGSSGKQLEFQRKVPFEDGQSSANPLESTTINETPQSKFHDDSTARPKPKPGATESNSRNNLIEGSSEKQLEFQKKVSFEDGQSSTNPSEATIINETPQSKFHGALSQKRKKFHGGSIARPKPGATKSDFMLIPTPDATEGAHFSKKRKFVIDETQTLSNEILRKRIHDASDVVSVRKSLRISLIDKLRKTQMFSLLNGFNESLFPYHSPKLQRLLSNSKLEISTSLKIGSDVQESEAVGIPEHIEIAPEIRPTRSDSVANEEILGEVDAAESQATAPETPPLGPSSPRRSIERGQPSESSDNMEEEEINSLQETNSCETENSNMCKSGWSEQTSKVATYLSNQKEAGSVNLSKVSEGRTRKESARLFYEILVLKTTNYVDVQQKDAYGDIEVRKLPKFDQTFGV; encoded by the exons ATGTTGAAATCTAAGGAACCTCCTTTATGTTCATGTAAAAATCCTTTGTGGGTTGCAGCTTTTTTCTTCAAACAGCTCAAGAAAGTTCAAATCATGGATGCTGACATTTCTTCCTCTGTAG ACAAGATTATGCATTATGAAATGGACGCTGTTTCCTATAGAATACTTGCATATCTTGTTCTTGGTGTTGTTAAAACATACTCAAAGAAGGTTGAGTATCTACTCGATGATTGCAATGACGTGCTCAGTGAAATCAACAAATTTGTGATAAATACAAAGAACAACGCACCTGTCAAAGCCGTGCGTATGGCTTTTATTATGCCTGACACATTTGAGTTGGATGCTATTGATCTTGGTGAACTCGAAGATACTTCTGG GTATCATACTGCTCCCCCAGAACAAATCACTCTTAAAG AAGTTTTGTCTAATACTGGAGGATTTGCGCAGTTTTCTCAAGAGAGG TTTGAGGATTTTGATATGCAGTTTGAGGGTTTTGGTTTCGGAGAAACTAGCTGCTCTCTTGACCAACTTATGGCGGAAAA TTTTCTTCAATTTCAACCGATGGACTTCGACTTCGAAGTTTTTCCATCAAATAGTCGAAATAATCTCATTGAAGGGTCTTCTGGAAAACAATTAGAATTTCAAAGAAAGGTGCCGTTTGAAGATGGACAATCTAGCGCTAATCCGTTAGAGTCAACAACCATTAATGAAACTCCTCAATCTAAGTTTCATGATGATTCAACTGCaagaccaaaaccaaaaccag GTGCTACGGAATCAAATAGTCGAAATAATCTCATTGAAGGGTCTTCTGAAAAACAATTAGAATTTCAAAAAAAGGTGTCGTTTGAAGATGGACAATCCAGCACTAATCCGTCGGAGGCTACAATCATTAATGAAACTCCTCAATCTAAGTTTCATGGTGCTTTAAgtcaaaaaaggaaaaagtttCATGGTGGTTCAATTGCAAGACCAAAACCAG GTGCTACGAAATCAGATTTTATGCTTATTCCTACACCAGATGCAACGGAAGGTGCTCACTtttcaaagaaaagaaaatttgttATTGATGAAACGCAAACCTTGTCTAATGA GATACTCAGAAAGCGCATACATGATGCAAGTGATGTAGTTTCTGTTCGAAAATCATTACGCATCTCTTTGATTGATAAGCTGAGAAAAACTCAGATGTTTAGTCTTCTGAATGGATTCAATGAATCCTTGTTTCCTT ATCACTCCCCAAAGCTCCAACGCTTGCTTTCCAACAGCAAATTGGAAATATCAACCTCCCTTAAAATTGGGTCAGATGTGCAAGAATCTGAAGCTGTTGGCATTCCGGAGCATATCGAAATTGCTCCGGAAATCCGTCCAACGCGCTCAGATTCTGTTGCTAATGAAGAAATTCTGGGGGAGGTTGATGCTGCTGAATCTCAAGCAACTGCTCCAGAAACCCCTCCTTTAGGGCCTTCAAGTCCCCGTAGAAGTATAGAGAGGGGGCAACCTTCCGAAAGTAGTGATAATATGGAGGAAGAG GAAATAAATTCTTTGCAGGAAACAAATTCATGTGAAACTGAGAATTCAAATATGTGTAAGT CTGGGTGGTCTGAGCAAACCAG TAAGGTTGCAACCTACTTGAGCAACCAAAAGGAGGCGGGTTCCGTAAACCTTTCAAAAGTTTCAGAAGGGCGAACCAGAAAAGAATCTGCAAGGCTATTTTATGAAATACTG GTCTTGAAAACTACCAATTATGTGGATGTGCAACAAAAGGATGCTTATGGTGATATTGAAGTTAGGAAACTCCCCAAATTTGATCAAACTTTTGGAGTCTGA
- the LOC123891353 gene encoding mitochondrial pyruvate carrier 1-like, with product MNALRSFWNSPIGPKTTHFWGPTFNWSLPIAAAIDTQKPPEAISGNMTTVMCLYSGIFMRFAWVVKPRNIHLMICHMSNETVQLYQLSRWIRAQRGTELKKEEADE from the exons ATGAATGCCCTCCGGTCATTTTGGAACAGTCCAATTGGTCCCAAAACAACTCATTTCTGGGGTCCTACCTTTAACTGGAGCCTTCCTATTGCG GCAGCAATAGACACACAGAAACCACCGGAAGCAATATCTGGCAATATGACTACAG TTATGTGTCTTTATTCGGGAATATTCATGAGGTTTGCTTGGGTGGTGAAACCGCGAAACATACATCTTATGATATGTCATATGTCTAATGAGACAGTACAACTATATCAGCTCTCAAGGTGGATAAGAGCTCAACG TGGAACTGAGCTGAAGAAAGAGGAAGCAGATGAATAA
- the LOC123891354 gene encoding sister chromatid cohesion 1 protein 2-like isoform X4, translating into MLKSKEPPLCSCKNPLWVAAFFFKQLKKVQIMDADISSSVDKIMHYEMDAVSYRILAYLVLGVVKTYSKKVEYLLDDCNDVLSEINKFVINTKNNAPVKAVRMAFIMPDTFELDAIDLGELEDTSGYHTAPPEQITLKEVLSNTGGFAQFSQERFEDFDMQFEGFGFGETSCSLDQLMAENSFLQFQPMDFDFEVFPSNSRNNLIEGSSGKQLEFQRKVPFEDGQSSANPLESTTINETPQSKFHDDSTARPKPGATESNSRNNLIEGSSEKQLEFQKKVSFEDGQSSTNPSEATIINETPQSKFHGALSQKRKKFHGGSIARPKPGATKSDFMLIPTPDATEGAHFSKKRKFVIDETQTLSNEILRKRIHDASDVVSVRKSLRISLIDKLRKTQMFSLLNGFNESLFPYHSPKLQRLLSNSKLEISTSLKIGSDVQESEAVGIPEHIEIAPEIRPTRSDSVANEEILGEVDAAESQATAPETPPLGPSSPRRSIERGQPSESSDNMEEEEINSLQETNSCETENSNMCKSGWSEQTSKVATYLSNQKEAGSVNLSKVSEGRTRKESARLFYEILVLKTTNYVDVQQKDAYGDIEVRKLPKFDQTFGV; encoded by the exons ATGTTGAAATCTAAGGAACCTCCTTTATGTTCATGTAAAAATCCTTTGTGGGTTGCAGCTTTTTTCTTCAAACAGCTCAAGAAAGTTCAAATCATGGATGCTGACATTTCTTCCTCTGTAG ACAAGATTATGCATTATGAAATGGACGCTGTTTCCTATAGAATACTTGCATATCTTGTTCTTGGTGTTGTTAAAACATACTCAAAGAAGGTTGAGTATCTACTCGATGATTGCAATGACGTGCTCAGTGAAATCAACAAATTTGTGATAAATACAAAGAACAACGCACCTGTCAAAGCCGTGCGTATGGCTTTTATTATGCCTGACACATTTGAGTTGGATGCTATTGATCTTGGTGAACTCGAAGATACTTCTGG GTATCATACTGCTCCCCCAGAACAAATCACTCTTAAAG AAGTTTTGTCTAATACTGGAGGATTTGCGCAGTTTTCTCAAGAGAGG TTTGAGGATTTTGATATGCAGTTTGAGGGTTTTGGTTTCGGAGAAACTAGCTGCTCTCTTGACCAACTTATGGCGGAAAA TAGTTTTCTTCAATTTCAACCGATGGACTTCGACTTCGAAGTTTTTCCATCAAATAGTCGAAATAATCTCATTGAAGGGTCTTCTGGAAAACAATTAGAATTTCAAAGAAAGGTGCCGTTTGAAGATGGACAATCTAGCGCTAATCCGTTAGAGTCAACAACCATTAATGAAACTCCTCAATCTAAGTTTCATGATGATTCAACTGCaagaccaaaac caGGTGCTACGGAATCAAATAGTCGAAATAATCTCATTGAAGGGTCTTCTGAAAAACAATTAGAATTTCAAAAAAAGGTGTCGTTTGAAGATGGACAATCCAGCACTAATCCGTCGGAGGCTACAATCATTAATGAAACTCCTCAATCTAAGTTTCATGGTGCTTTAAgtcaaaaaaggaaaaagtttCATGGTGGTTCAATTGCAAGACCAAAACCAG GTGCTACGAAATCAGATTTTATGCTTATTCCTACACCAGATGCAACGGAAGGTGCTCACTtttcaaagaaaagaaaatttgttATTGATGAAACGCAAACCTTGTCTAATGA GATACTCAGAAAGCGCATACATGATGCAAGTGATGTAGTTTCTGTTCGAAAATCATTACGCATCTCTTTGATTGATAAGCTGAGAAAAACTCAGATGTTTAGTCTTCTGAATGGATTCAATGAATCCTTGTTTCCTT ATCACTCCCCAAAGCTCCAACGCTTGCTTTCCAACAGCAAATTGGAAATATCAACCTCCCTTAAAATTGGGTCAGATGTGCAAGAATCTGAAGCTGTTGGCATTCCGGAGCATATCGAAATTGCTCCGGAAATCCGTCCAACGCGCTCAGATTCTGTTGCTAATGAAGAAATTCTGGGGGAGGTTGATGCTGCTGAATCTCAAGCAACTGCTCCAGAAACCCCTCCTTTAGGGCCTTCAAGTCCCCGTAGAAGTATAGAGAGGGGGCAACCTTCCGAAAGTAGTGATAATATGGAGGAAGAG GAAATAAATTCTTTGCAGGAAACAAATTCATGTGAAACTGAGAATTCAAATATGTGTAAGT CTGGGTGGTCTGAGCAAACCAG TAAGGTTGCAACCTACTTGAGCAACCAAAAGGAGGCGGGTTCCGTAAACCTTTCAAAAGTTTCAGAAGGGCGAACCAGAAAAGAATCTGCAAGGCTATTTTATGAAATACTG GTCTTGAAAACTACCAATTATGTGGATGTGCAACAAAAGGATGCTTATGGTGATATTGAAGTTAGGAAACTCCCCAAATTTGATCAAACTTTTGGAGTCTGA
- the LOC123891354 gene encoding sister chromatid cohesion 1 protein 2-like isoform X3, with protein sequence MLKSKEPPLCSCKNPLWVAAFFFKQLKKVQIMDADISSSVDKIMHYEMDAVSYRILAYLVLGVVKTYSKKVEYLLDDCNDVLSEINKFVINTKNNAPVKAVRMAFIMPDTFELDAIDLGELEDTSGYHTAPPEQITLKEVLSNTGGFAQFSQERFEDFDMQFEGFGFGETSCSLDQLMAENSFLQFQPMDFDFEVFPSNSRNNLIEGSSGKQLEFQRKVPFEDGQSSANPLESTTINETPQSKFHDDSTARPKPKPGATESNSRNNLIEGSSEKQLEFQKKVSFEDGQSSTNPSEATIINETPQSKFHGALSQKRKKFHGGSIARPKPGATKSDFMLIPTPDATEGAHFSKKRKFVIDETQTLSNEILRKRIHDASDVVSVRKSLRISLIDKLRKTQMFSLLNGFNESLFPYHSPKLQRLLSNSKLEISTSLKIGSDVQESEAVGIPEHIEIAPEIRPTRSDSVANEEILGEVDAAESQATAPETPPLGPSSPRRSIERGQPSESSDNMEEEEINSLQETNSCETENSNMSGWSEQTSKVATYLSNQKEAGSVNLSKVSEGRTRKESARLFYEILVLKTTNYVDVQQKDAYGDIEVRKLPKFDQTFGV encoded by the exons ATGTTGAAATCTAAGGAACCTCCTTTATGTTCATGTAAAAATCCTTTGTGGGTTGCAGCTTTTTTCTTCAAACAGCTCAAGAAAGTTCAAATCATGGATGCTGACATTTCTTCCTCTGTAG ACAAGATTATGCATTATGAAATGGACGCTGTTTCCTATAGAATACTTGCATATCTTGTTCTTGGTGTTGTTAAAACATACTCAAAGAAGGTTGAGTATCTACTCGATGATTGCAATGACGTGCTCAGTGAAATCAACAAATTTGTGATAAATACAAAGAACAACGCACCTGTCAAAGCCGTGCGTATGGCTTTTATTATGCCTGACACATTTGAGTTGGATGCTATTGATCTTGGTGAACTCGAAGATACTTCTGG GTATCATACTGCTCCCCCAGAACAAATCACTCTTAAAG AAGTTTTGTCTAATACTGGAGGATTTGCGCAGTTTTCTCAAGAGAGG TTTGAGGATTTTGATATGCAGTTTGAGGGTTTTGGTTTCGGAGAAACTAGCTGCTCTCTTGACCAACTTATGGCGGAAAA TAGTTTTCTTCAATTTCAACCGATGGACTTCGACTTCGAAGTTTTTCCATCAAATAGTCGAAATAATCTCATTGAAGGGTCTTCTGGAAAACAATTAGAATTTCAAAGAAAGGTGCCGTTTGAAGATGGACAATCTAGCGCTAATCCGTTAGAGTCAACAACCATTAATGAAACTCCTCAATCTAAGTTTCATGATGATTCAACTGCaagaccaaaaccaaaaccag GTGCTACGGAATCAAATAGTCGAAATAATCTCATTGAAGGGTCTTCTGAAAAACAATTAGAATTTCAAAAAAAGGTGTCGTTTGAAGATGGACAATCCAGCACTAATCCGTCGGAGGCTACAATCATTAATGAAACTCCTCAATCTAAGTTTCATGGTGCTTTAAgtcaaaaaaggaaaaagtttCATGGTGGTTCAATTGCAAGACCAAAACCAG GTGCTACGAAATCAGATTTTATGCTTATTCCTACACCAGATGCAACGGAAGGTGCTCACTtttcaaagaaaagaaaatttgttATTGATGAAACGCAAACCTTGTCTAATGA GATACTCAGAAAGCGCATACATGATGCAAGTGATGTAGTTTCTGTTCGAAAATCATTACGCATCTCTTTGATTGATAAGCTGAGAAAAACTCAGATGTTTAGTCTTCTGAATGGATTCAATGAATCCTTGTTTCCTT ATCACTCCCCAAAGCTCCAACGCTTGCTTTCCAACAGCAAATTGGAAATATCAACCTCCCTTAAAATTGGGTCAGATGTGCAAGAATCTGAAGCTGTTGGCATTCCGGAGCATATCGAAATTGCTCCGGAAATCCGTCCAACGCGCTCAGATTCTGTTGCTAATGAAGAAATTCTGGGGGAGGTTGATGCTGCTGAATCTCAAGCAACTGCTCCAGAAACCCCTCCTTTAGGGCCTTCAAGTCCCCGTAGAAGTATAGAGAGGGGGCAACCTTCCGAAAGTAGTGATAATATGGAGGAAGAG GAAATAAATTCTTTGCAGGAAACAAATTCATGTGAAACTGAGAATTCAAATATGT CTGGGTGGTCTGAGCAAACCAG TAAGGTTGCAACCTACTTGAGCAACCAAAAGGAGGCGGGTTCCGTAAACCTTTCAAAAGTTTCAGAAGGGCGAACCAGAAAAGAATCTGCAAGGCTATTTTATGAAATACTG GTCTTGAAAACTACCAATTATGTGGATGTGCAACAAAAGGATGCTTATGGTGATATTGAAGTTAGGAAACTCCCCAAATTTGATCAAACTTTTGGAGTCTGA
- the LOC123891354 gene encoding sister chromatid cohesion 1 protein 2-like isoform X5 — protein MLKSKEPPLCSCKNPLWVAAFFFKQLKKVQIMDADISSSVDKIMHYEMDAVSYRILAYLVLGVVKTYSKKVEYLLDDCNDVLSEINKFVINTKNNAPVKAVRMAFIMPDTFELDAIDLGELEDTSGYHTAPPEQITLKEVLSNTGGFAQFSQERFEDFDMQFEGFGFGETSCSLDQLMAENFLQFQPMDFDFEVFPSNSRNNLIEGSSGKQLEFQRKVPFEDGQSSANPLESTTINETPQSKFHDDSTARPKPKPGATESNSRNNLIEGSSEKQLEFQKKVSFEDGQSSTNPSEATIINETPQSKFHGALSQKRKKFHGGSIARPKPGATKSDFMLIPTPDATEGAHFSKKRKFVIDETQTLSNEILRKRIHDASDVVSVRKSLRISLIDKLRKTQMFSLLNGFNESLFPYHSPKLQRLLSNSKLEISTSLKIGSDVQESEAVGIPEHIEIAPEIRPTRSDSVANEEILGEVDAAESQATAPETPPLGPSSPRRSIERGQPSESSDNMEEEEINSLQETNSCETENSNMSGWSEQTSKVATYLSNQKEAGSVNLSKVSEGRTRKESARLFYEILVLKTTNYVDVQQKDAYGDIEVRKLPKFDQTFGV, from the exons ATGTTGAAATCTAAGGAACCTCCTTTATGTTCATGTAAAAATCCTTTGTGGGTTGCAGCTTTTTTCTTCAAACAGCTCAAGAAAGTTCAAATCATGGATGCTGACATTTCTTCCTCTGTAG ACAAGATTATGCATTATGAAATGGACGCTGTTTCCTATAGAATACTTGCATATCTTGTTCTTGGTGTTGTTAAAACATACTCAAAGAAGGTTGAGTATCTACTCGATGATTGCAATGACGTGCTCAGTGAAATCAACAAATTTGTGATAAATACAAAGAACAACGCACCTGTCAAAGCCGTGCGTATGGCTTTTATTATGCCTGACACATTTGAGTTGGATGCTATTGATCTTGGTGAACTCGAAGATACTTCTGG GTATCATACTGCTCCCCCAGAACAAATCACTCTTAAAG AAGTTTTGTCTAATACTGGAGGATTTGCGCAGTTTTCTCAAGAGAGG TTTGAGGATTTTGATATGCAGTTTGAGGGTTTTGGTTTCGGAGAAACTAGCTGCTCTCTTGACCAACTTATGGCGGAAAA TTTTCTTCAATTTCAACCGATGGACTTCGACTTCGAAGTTTTTCCATCAAATAGTCGAAATAATCTCATTGAAGGGTCTTCTGGAAAACAATTAGAATTTCAAAGAAAGGTGCCGTTTGAAGATGGACAATCTAGCGCTAATCCGTTAGAGTCAACAACCATTAATGAAACTCCTCAATCTAAGTTTCATGATGATTCAACTGCaagaccaaaaccaaaaccag GTGCTACGGAATCAAATAGTCGAAATAATCTCATTGAAGGGTCTTCTGAAAAACAATTAGAATTTCAAAAAAAGGTGTCGTTTGAAGATGGACAATCCAGCACTAATCCGTCGGAGGCTACAATCATTAATGAAACTCCTCAATCTAAGTTTCATGGTGCTTTAAgtcaaaaaaggaaaaagtttCATGGTGGTTCAATTGCAAGACCAAAACCAG GTGCTACGAAATCAGATTTTATGCTTATTCCTACACCAGATGCAACGGAAGGTGCTCACTtttcaaagaaaagaaaatttgttATTGATGAAACGCAAACCTTGTCTAATGA GATACTCAGAAAGCGCATACATGATGCAAGTGATGTAGTTTCTGTTCGAAAATCATTACGCATCTCTTTGATTGATAAGCTGAGAAAAACTCAGATGTTTAGTCTTCTGAATGGATTCAATGAATCCTTGTTTCCTT ATCACTCCCCAAAGCTCCAACGCTTGCTTTCCAACAGCAAATTGGAAATATCAACCTCCCTTAAAATTGGGTCAGATGTGCAAGAATCTGAAGCTGTTGGCATTCCGGAGCATATCGAAATTGCTCCGGAAATCCGTCCAACGCGCTCAGATTCTGTTGCTAATGAAGAAATTCTGGGGGAGGTTGATGCTGCTGAATCTCAAGCAACTGCTCCAGAAACCCCTCCTTTAGGGCCTTCAAGTCCCCGTAGAAGTATAGAGAGGGGGCAACCTTCCGAAAGTAGTGATAATATGGAGGAAGAG GAAATAAATTCTTTGCAGGAAACAAATTCATGTGAAACTGAGAATTCAAATATGT CTGGGTGGTCTGAGCAAACCAG TAAGGTTGCAACCTACTTGAGCAACCAAAAGGAGGCGGGTTCCGTAAACCTTTCAAAAGTTTCAGAAGGGCGAACCAGAAAAGAATCTGCAAGGCTATTTTATGAAATACTG GTCTTGAAAACTACCAATTATGTGGATGTGCAACAAAAGGATGCTTATGGTGATATTGAAGTTAGGAAACTCCCCAAATTTGATCAAACTTTTGGAGTCTGA
- the LOC123891354 gene encoding sister chromatid cohesion 1 protein 2-like isoform X1: protein MLKSKEPPLCSCKNPLWVAAFFFKQLKKVQIMDADISSSVDKIMHYEMDAVSYRILAYLVLGVVKTYSKKVEYLLDDCNDVLSEINKFVINTKNNAPVKAVRMAFIMPDTFELDAIDLGELEDTSGYHTAPPEQITLKEVLSNTGGFAQFSQERFEDFDMQFEGFGFGETSCSLDQLMAENSFLQFQPMDFDFEVFPSNSRNNLIEGSSGKQLEFQRKVPFEDGQSSANPLESTTINETPQSKFHDDSTARPKPKPGATESNSRNNLIEGSSEKQLEFQKKVSFEDGQSSTNPSEATIINETPQSKFHGALSQKRKKFHGGSIARPKPGATKSDFMLIPTPDATEGAHFSKKRKFVIDETQTLSNEILRKRIHDASDVVSVRKSLRISLIDKLRKTQMFSLLNGFNESLFPYHSPKLQRLLSNSKLEISTSLKIGSDVQESEAVGIPEHIEIAPEIRPTRSDSVANEEILGEVDAAESQATAPETPPLGPSSPRRSIERGQPSESSDNMEEEEINSLQETNSCETENSNMCKSGWSEQTSKVATYLSNQKEAGSVNLSKVSEGRTRKESARLFYEILVLKTTNYVDVQQKDAYGDIEVRKLPKFDQTFGV, encoded by the exons ATGTTGAAATCTAAGGAACCTCCTTTATGTTCATGTAAAAATCCTTTGTGGGTTGCAGCTTTTTTCTTCAAACAGCTCAAGAAAGTTCAAATCATGGATGCTGACATTTCTTCCTCTGTAG ACAAGATTATGCATTATGAAATGGACGCTGTTTCCTATAGAATACTTGCATATCTTGTTCTTGGTGTTGTTAAAACATACTCAAAGAAGGTTGAGTATCTACTCGATGATTGCAATGACGTGCTCAGTGAAATCAACAAATTTGTGATAAATACAAAGAACAACGCACCTGTCAAAGCCGTGCGTATGGCTTTTATTATGCCTGACACATTTGAGTTGGATGCTATTGATCTTGGTGAACTCGAAGATACTTCTGG GTATCATACTGCTCCCCCAGAACAAATCACTCTTAAAG AAGTTTTGTCTAATACTGGAGGATTTGCGCAGTTTTCTCAAGAGAGG TTTGAGGATTTTGATATGCAGTTTGAGGGTTTTGGTTTCGGAGAAACTAGCTGCTCTCTTGACCAACTTATGGCGGAAAA TAGTTTTCTTCAATTTCAACCGATGGACTTCGACTTCGAAGTTTTTCCATCAAATAGTCGAAATAATCTCATTGAAGGGTCTTCTGGAAAACAATTAGAATTTCAAAGAAAGGTGCCGTTTGAAGATGGACAATCTAGCGCTAATCCGTTAGAGTCAACAACCATTAATGAAACTCCTCAATCTAAGTTTCATGATGATTCAACTGCaagaccaaaaccaaaaccag GTGCTACGGAATCAAATAGTCGAAATAATCTCATTGAAGGGTCTTCTGAAAAACAATTAGAATTTCAAAAAAAGGTGTCGTTTGAAGATGGACAATCCAGCACTAATCCGTCGGAGGCTACAATCATTAATGAAACTCCTCAATCTAAGTTTCATGGTGCTTTAAgtcaaaaaaggaaaaagtttCATGGTGGTTCAATTGCAAGACCAAAACCAG GTGCTACGAAATCAGATTTTATGCTTATTCCTACACCAGATGCAACGGAAGGTGCTCACTtttcaaagaaaagaaaatttgttATTGATGAAACGCAAACCTTGTCTAATGA GATACTCAGAAAGCGCATACATGATGCAAGTGATGTAGTTTCTGTTCGAAAATCATTACGCATCTCTTTGATTGATAAGCTGAGAAAAACTCAGATGTTTAGTCTTCTGAATGGATTCAATGAATCCTTGTTTCCTT ATCACTCCCCAAAGCTCCAACGCTTGCTTTCCAACAGCAAATTGGAAATATCAACCTCCCTTAAAATTGGGTCAGATGTGCAAGAATCTGAAGCTGTTGGCATTCCGGAGCATATCGAAATTGCTCCGGAAATCCGTCCAACGCGCTCAGATTCTGTTGCTAATGAAGAAATTCTGGGGGAGGTTGATGCTGCTGAATCTCAAGCAACTGCTCCAGAAACCCCTCCTTTAGGGCCTTCAAGTCCCCGTAGAAGTATAGAGAGGGGGCAACCTTCCGAAAGTAGTGATAATATGGAGGAAGAG GAAATAAATTCTTTGCAGGAAACAAATTCATGTGAAACTGAGAATTCAAATATGTGTAAGT CTGGGTGGTCTGAGCAAACCAG TAAGGTTGCAACCTACTTGAGCAACCAAAAGGAGGCGGGTTCCGTAAACCTTTCAAAAGTTTCAGAAGGGCGAACCAGAAAAGAATCTGCAAGGCTATTTTATGAAATACTG GTCTTGAAAACTACCAATTATGTGGATGTGCAACAAAAGGATGCTTATGGTGATATTGAAGTTAGGAAACTCCCCAAATTTGATCAAACTTTTGGAGTCTGA